A single region of the Dehalococcoidales bacterium genome encodes:
- a CDS encoding UPF0280 family protein — protein sequence MYQNRYYRSWVNSHGLISFQVTCGQTDLMIQAQSDIHKQAAFYATKYHDLISKYIKYNPTFEKSLIPMVIDKQAPPIVISMFEASDKAGVGPMAAVAGAIAEYTGKDLLRYSKEIIIENGGDIFLSTSHKRTIAVYAGNSPLSGKIGIIIPEKTTTKGICTSSGTVGHSLSFGKADAAMAISCSAILADAAATAIGNVVKTVEDIDSGLDIARSISGIDGALIIIGSKLGVWGNIELVRLDQDN from the coding sequence ATGTACCAAAACAGGTATTACCGCAGCTGGGTAAACAGCCATGGATTAATCAGTTTCCAAGTTACCTGCGGCCAAACTGATCTCATGATTCAAGCCCAGTCCGATATCCACAAACAGGCTGCTTTTTATGCTACCAAGTACCATGATTTGATAAGCAAATATATAAAGTATAATCCAACATTTGAAAAATCTCTTATACCAATGGTAATCGACAAACAAGCTCCACCAATAGTGATTTCTATGTTTGAAGCAAGCGATAAAGCTGGCGTAGGCCCTATGGCGGCTGTTGCCGGCGCTATCGCCGAATATACTGGCAAGGACCTTTTACGCTACAGTAAAGAAATCATCATAGAAAATGGTGGTGATATTTTTTTATCGACTTCACACAAGCGTACTATTGCAGTTTATGCCGGAAATTCTCCGCTTTCCGGAAAAATCGGTATTATAATCCCTGAGAAAACAACAACAAAAGGAATATGTACCTCCTCTGGGACAGTTGGCCATTCTTTGAGTTTCGGTAAAGCAGATGCAGCAATGGCCATTAGTTGCTCTGCTATTCTTGCGGATGCAGCCGCAACCGCTATAGGAAACGTCGTAAAAACTGTTGAGGATATTGACTCCGGACTCGACATTGCGCGATCAATATCCGGAATTGACGGCGCTTTAATAATAATCGGTTCCAAATTGGGAGTTTGGGGCAATATTGAACTAGTGCGCCTTGATCAGGATAATTAA
- a CDS encoding 4Fe-4S binding protein, translating to MNVSRKIVLHFPARLVEEAIAYRLVKEYNLRFNILKASIIPDSEGFVVLELSGDQEDYDRGIHFLTKTGVKIEALSQNVVRNEDKCTHCGACLTICPTGAFEVESKSRKVLFIHDRCIACSNCIKACPPRAMELHF from the coding sequence GTGAACGTATCACGTAAAATTGTACTGCATTTTCCTGCCCGTCTGGTAGAAGAAGCTATTGCCTACAGGCTGGTAAAAGAATACAATTTACGATTTAATATCCTGAAGGCTTCCATCATACCTGATTCAGAAGGTTTTGTTGTGCTTGAATTGTCCGGCGATCAGGAAGATTACGACCGTGGGATTCACTTCCTGACAAAAACAGGTGTTAAAATTGAGGCATTAAGCCAGAATGTGGTTAGAAACGAAGATAAATGCACCCATTGTGGGGCGTGCTTGACAATATGTCCTACTGGCGCTTTCGAAGTAGAATCAAAAAGCCGCAAGGTGCTCTTTATTCATGACAGGTGCATTGCTTGCTCAAATTGCATCAAGGCATGTCCCCCCCGCGCAATGGAACTACATTTTTAA
- a CDS encoding homocysteine biosynthesis protein: MSKTIEEINSKIKSGKAVVVNAEEIIDIVRQQGISQAANEIDVVTTGTFAPMCSSGIYFNIGHSKPRIKLEAGKTLINDVPAYTGFAATDIMLGATALPDDDPRNKIYPGDFNYGGGHVIEDLVSGKDVSLSATAYGTDCYPRKKLETWINIHDLNEAVFFSLRNCYQNYNVATNTSDKTIYTYLGVLKPRLGNVTYCSAGQVSPLLNDPYYKTIGIGTKLFLGGGAGYISWHGTQHSPNALRTDNGVPKRGAGTLSLIGDLKQMNARWLRGVSMQGYGVSLDVGIGIPIPILNEEILEYTAVTDEDIFSAVVDYSKAYPHNLPDILGEVSYAQLKSGTIQLGGKSIPSASLSSYSRALEISNILKEWIISGKFLLTEPVASLPGAGSSQSTKPLNYRPVERNNCY, encoded by the coding sequence ATGTCAAAAACTATTGAAGAAATCAACTCAAAAATCAAATCCGGCAAAGCCGTAGTGGTAAATGCCGAGGAAATAATCGACATAGTCCGCCAACAAGGCATTAGCCAGGCAGCAAACGAGATTGACGTTGTTACTACAGGTACTTTTGCCCCAATGTGTTCCTCTGGAATTTATTTTAATATCGGGCATTCAAAACCGAGGATTAAGCTGGAAGCCGGTAAAACTCTTATCAACGATGTACCTGCTTATACCGGTTTTGCGGCAACTGATATTATGCTCGGTGCAACTGCACTTCCCGATGACGATCCCAGGAATAAAATATATCCGGGGGATTTTAATTACGGGGGAGGGCACGTTATAGAAGATTTAGTATCCGGTAAAGACGTGAGTCTCTCAGCAACAGCTTATGGCACTGATTGTTATCCCAGAAAAAAACTGGAAACCTGGATAAATATCCACGATTTAAACGAAGCAGTATTTTTCAGTCTCCGCAACTGCTACCAAAATTATAATGTAGCCACAAATACCTCTGATAAAACTATCTACACCTACCTTGGTGTTCTTAAACCGCGCCTCGGAAACGTAACTTACTGTTCTGCAGGGCAGGTTTCTCCCTTGTTAAATGATCCTTATTATAAAACCATCGGCATTGGTACCAAACTGTTCCTTGGAGGTGGAGCGGGCTATATCTCATGGCATGGCACTCAGCATAGCCCTAATGCTCTTCGTACAGACAACGGTGTTCCTAAAAGAGGAGCAGGAACGCTATCGCTTATTGGCGATTTAAAACAGATGAATGCCCGCTGGTTGCGAGGCGTCAGCATGCAAGGCTATGGAGTATCGCTAGACGTAGGAATTGGTATTCCTATTCCAATACTCAATGAAGAAATACTTGAATATACAGCGGTAACCGATGAAGATATATTCTCCGCTGTTGTTGATTATTCAAAAGCCTACCCTCATAACTTGCCAGATATTCTCGGGGAAGTCTCCTACGCCCAATTAAAAAGCGGAACCATTCAGCTGGGAGGCAAATCTATTCCCTCCGCTTCGCTTTCCAGCTATTCGCGCGCCCTGGAAATATCAAATATTTTAAAAGAGTGGATTATCAGCGGAAAATTCCTCCTTACTGAGCCGGTTGCTTCATTGCCAGGAGCTGGAAGCAGCCAAAGCACGAAACCTCTTAATTATCGACCGGTTGAAAGGAACAACTGTTACTAA
- a CDS encoding ATPase, T2SS/T4P/T4SS family has protein sequence MNIDEILKMMIEYLHSNKNSLIAQKDLGGGDDTRSFNAALVHSLRQDPDVIVVDEMRYIDTMPIAIRAAETGHLVMGALHTRDATQTIDRITDMFPPAQQAQIRLQVSQSIEGILSQTLLPRNGGKGRVAAFEIMLANPAVRNLICDGRTYE, from the coding sequence GTGAATATAGATGAAATTTTGAAAATGATGATAGAGTATCTTCATAGCAACAAGAACAGCCTGATAGCGCAAAAAGATTTGGGTGGGGGGGATGACACCCGGTCTTTTAATGCTGCCCTGGTACACTCACTGCGACAGGATCCGGATGTGATTGTTGTAGACGAAATGAGGTATATTGACACAATGCCAATTGCTATTCGGGCAGCTGAAACCGGACACCTTGTCATGGGGGCACTGCATACAAGAGATGCAACGCAGACAATTGACCGGATAACTGATATGTTTCCTCCGGCTCAGCAAGCCCAGATTAGACTACAAGTCTCGCAAAGTATCGAGGGTATTCTCTCCCAAACCCTTCTGCCAAGAAATGGTGGAAAAGGCCGAGTGGCGGCATTTGAGATCATGCTGGCTAATCCGGCGGTGAGAAACCTCATTTGTGACGGTCGTACTTACGAATGA